The sequence below is a genomic window from Candidatus Thermokryptus mobilis.
AAAGAACATATCTATCTGGAATTTCAGCAACAACTCTGGCAGTTATTGAACCAAACTCTTGACGATTCCCGTTGAAATCAACAGAATAAATTTTGTATTCATATGTCATTCCACTCTTCACATCGGTATCCGTGTAAGAGTATCTCTTGCCGTGCGGGCTTGTGCCAAGACCTCTAAGTTCTGGATTTGTTTGATAACCAGCGATGTATTTGAACTCAACTTCACCTTCTGCCTTCCTGAAAATCTCAAATCCAGCGTTATTAAACTCGCTTCCCGTCTCCCAAACAAGCGTCACCTTTGAATTCCCCGTTAAGGCAACTAAAGAAACAAATTGAACAGGAAGTGATTGGTCTTTATTTCCACTAC
It includes:
- a CDS encoding T9SS type A sorting domain-containing protein, whose protein sequence is GGYQYGITPNDAQTDGTGNKTYTHYWGFVVTAGVSPNSSGNKDQSLPVQFVSLVALTGNSKVTLVWETGSEFNNAGFEIFRKAEGEVEFKYIAGYQTNPELRGLGTSPHGKRYSYTDTDVKSGMTYEYKIYSVDFNGNRQEFGSITARVVAEIPDRYVLYQNYPNPFNPGTEIKFDLPKSGNVKIEIFNSLGERVAVLYDGYMEAGYGRTVRWNAVGYPSGVYFYRLQAGEFMDVKKMVLMK